Proteins encoded within one genomic window of Candidatus Eisenbacteria bacterium:
- a CDS encoding insulinase family protein, with protein MHRRGRGATRGRHHPQSHRGSGDRPDLQGKGEEDRQLRRLRGDPPGPRRLDPHIRAREPPGRARRGRRQGRRSRSREGDRSRRGREDPPLAQGGPPRRGREGIVPRGTSGTAVHRRSRVRFIRKLDRIRPNETVRKAILPGGLTILVEEVPQVHSLTLGVWIRTGSRDEPADLSGISHFIEHMVFKGTRSRSALQIAKKMEAVGGQLDAFTSREQTCYYARVFDEHLDIAMETMGDLLLNPLFSRDLVDREQGVIAEEIESYDNNPEEQVHDLISAEIWPNHPLGRPILGSRQTISRFGSRTLRRYHQERYTAPNVVVAASGHVSFDRVMELASRHLAFPPGAAPNGRFPLTRFRSRAVRHEKDVSQVSLCLAGRGPSYHDEDRHALAVVNMILGAGVSSRLFQKIREDEGLAYTVYSFMDVLRDTGLFGIYLGVAPEKARTVLALACREIAKLKRGGIRRWELESAKAQLLMSHLLSYESTYERMNRIAINEICYGRQSSLESVIERVQAIDRDEVEAALDRYLRPRRFGLITLGPAGKDYPGEGDWDF; from the coding sequence TTGCATCGACGCGGCCGAGGCGCAACGCGCGGTCGACATCATCCGCAGTCTCACCGAGGATCCGGAGATCGGCCGGATCTACAGGGGAAAGGTGAAGAGGATCGTCAACTTCGGCGCCTTCGTGGAGATCCTCCCGGGCCGCGACGGCTTGATCCACATATCCGAGCTCGAGAACCACCGGGTCGCGCGCGTCGAGGACGTCGTCAAGGAAGGCGATCTCGTTCTCGTGAAGGTGATCGGAGTCGACGAGGAAGGGAAGATCCGCCTCTCGCGCAGGGCGGCCCTCCCCGCCGTGGCCGGGAAGGCATAGTCCCGCGCGGGACAAGCGGGACAGCGGTCCACCGGAGAAGCCGCGTGCGGTTCATACGCAAGCTGGATCGAATACGCCCAAACGAGACGGTCCGCAAGGCGATTCTACCCGGCGGGCTCACGATCCTCGTCGAGGAAGTGCCCCAGGTCCACAGCCTCACCCTCGGGGTGTGGATCCGGACGGGGTCGCGCGACGAGCCGGCCGATCTGTCCGGGATCTCCCACTTCATCGAGCACATGGTCTTCAAGGGAACGCGCAGCCGGAGCGCGCTCCAGATCGCCAAGAAGATGGAGGCGGTGGGCGGCCAGCTCGACGCCTTCACGTCGCGCGAGCAGACCTGCTACTACGCCCGCGTGTTCGACGAACACCTCGACATCGCCATGGAGACGATGGGCGATCTGCTCCTGAATCCCCTCTTCAGCAGGGATCTGGTGGATCGCGAGCAAGGCGTGATCGCCGAAGAGATCGAGAGCTACGACAACAACCCGGAGGAGCAGGTCCACGATCTCATCTCGGCGGAGATCTGGCCGAATCACCCTCTGGGACGGCCCATCCTGGGTAGCCGCCAGACGATCTCCCGCTTCGGAAGCCGGACTCTGCGTCGCTACCACCAGGAGCGCTACACGGCCCCGAACGTCGTCGTCGCCGCCTCGGGCCACGTCTCGTTCGACAGGGTGATGGAGCTCGCGAGCAGGCATCTCGCCTTCCCCCCCGGCGCCGCCCCCAACGGCCGCTTTCCCCTGACTCGCTTTCGTTCGCGCGCGGTGCGCCACGAGAAGGACGTGAGCCAGGTCTCCCTCTGCCTCGCGGGGCGGGGCCCCTCCTACCACGACGAGGACCGGCACGCGCTGGCGGTCGTCAACATGATCCTGGGGGCGGGCGTCAGCTCGCGCCTGTTTCAGAAGATCAGGGAGGACGAAGGGCTCGCCTACACCGTCTATTCCTTCATGGATGTCCTGCGCGACACAGGACTCTTCGGCATCTACCTGGGAGTCGCGCCGGAGAAGGCGCGAACCGTTCTGGCGCTCGCCTGCCGGGAGATCGCCAAGCTCAAGAGGGGAGGGATCCGCCGCTGGGAGCTCGAGAGCGCCAAGGCCCAGCTCCTGATGTCCCACCTCCTGAGCTACGAGTCCACCTACGAGAGGATGAACCGGATCGCCATCAATGAGATCTGCTACGGGCGCCAGTCCTCTCTCGAGAGCGTGATCGAGCGCGTGCAGGCGATCGATCGGGACGAGGTGGAGGCGGCGCTCGATCGATATCTCAGGCCGCGGCGGTTCGGTCTGATCACCTTGGGGCCTGCGGGCAAGGACTACCCGGGTGAAGGCGACTGGGACTTCTGA
- a CDS encoding dUTP diphosphatase: MGVQRLRPLALLPVRMSAGASGWDLSACLESPLSLEPGRWAVVPTGIALGLPMGYEAQVRARSGLAARCGIGLLNAPGTVDSDYRGEICVILMNWGPERFEIKHGDRIAQLVFMKTAPVRLAWIGQVDETDRGAGGFGHTGIGRGTRKSP, translated from the coding sequence ATCGGCGTGCAGCGCCTGCGCCCCCTGGCCCTGCTGCCGGTGCGGATGTCGGCCGGCGCCTCGGGGTGGGATCTCTCCGCCTGCCTCGAATCCCCCCTGAGTCTCGAACCAGGACGCTGGGCCGTTGTACCAACAGGGATTGCCCTCGGGCTGCCGATGGGATATGAGGCGCAGGTGAGGGCGCGCAGCGGCCTGGCGGCCCGCTGCGGGATCGGCCTGTTGAACGCGCCCGGGACGGTCGACTCCGACTACAGGGGGGAGATCTGCGTGATCCTGATGAACTGGGGCCCGGAGAGATTCGAGATCAAACACGGAGATCGCATCGCGCAGCTGGTCTTCATGAAGACGGCGCCCGTTCGTCTGGCATGGATCGGGCAGGTGGATGAGACCGATCGCGGGGCGGGCGGTTTCGGGCACACCGGCATCGGGCGCGGGACTCGGAAGAGCCCGTGA
- a CDS encoding DUF3108 domain-containing protein — translation MIPHLALSVGMILLAAAPGAGDAGAAGDPREKLSTDSLLILLGDQPRSPGLRDLAQRDPRRSAREAAAGHEAIRIGEKLTFSVRYGMIRAGEATMEVADTTSAFGHPCYHVVSRARSNSVFDTIYKVRDVVETWMDRERLFSRRFRKSLREGSYRATQDVEMDQENGFARYQDGRVFELVRGAHDVLSGFYYVRTLDLEVGQEIWLESHADRKNYPLKVLVMGRERIDSPVGEFDCLKLEPMLRTPGLFKHEGKLTIWLTDDERKMPILMKSKVPVVGSISVVLTSYERPR, via the coding sequence GTGATCCCGCATCTGGCCCTGTCCGTGGGGATGATCCTCCTGGCCGCCGCCCCCGGCGCGGGGGATGCCGGCGCGGCGGGAGATCCTCGCGAGAAGCTCTCGACCGACAGCCTCCTCATCCTCCTCGGCGACCAGCCGCGCTCGCCAGGCTTGAGAGACCTCGCGCAGAGGGACCCGCGTCGGTCCGCCCGGGAGGCAGCCGCCGGGCACGAGGCGATCCGGATCGGCGAGAAGCTCACCTTCTCGGTTCGCTACGGGATGATCAGGGCGGGAGAGGCGACCATGGAGGTCGCGGACACGACGAGCGCCTTCGGCCATCCCTGCTACCACGTCGTCTCCCGGGCGCGCAGCAACAGCGTCTTCGACACGATCTACAAGGTGCGGGACGTGGTCGAGACCTGGATGGACAGGGAGCGCCTCTTCAGCCGGCGGTTTCGGAAGTCGCTGCGCGAGGGGAGCTACCGCGCCACACAGGATGTGGAGATGGACCAGGAGAACGGATTCGCCCGCTACCAGGATGGCCGGGTGTTCGAGCTGGTCCGCGGCGCGCACGATGTCCTCTCCGGCTTCTACTACGTTCGCACGCTCGACCTCGAAGTCGGCCAGGAGATCTGGCTGGAGAGCCACGCCGATCGGAAGAACTACCCCCTGAAGGTGCTCGTCATGGGCCGGGAGAGGATCGACTCTCCCGTCGGGGAGTTCGATTGCCTCAAGCTCGAGCCGATGCTCCGCACCCCGGGGCTCTTCAAGCACGAGGGGAAGCTGACGATCTGGCTGACCGACGACGAGAGGAAGATGCCGATCCTCATGAAGAGCAAGGTGCCGGTCGTCGGATCGATCAGTGTCGTCCTCACGAGCTACGAGAGGCCCCGATGA
- a CDS encoding polysaccharide export protein — MRVRASVPKEGMELRHLLAMVLAVAAAAPLLAGCGGSRPPAPVPYTSPAPETSAIEPEIDAYKILVHDELTTVVIGHPELSGPARVLPDGTMTVPGVGSLYVLGLSVGEATEKVNEAIATLVRFPQATVSVTNYGERRIFVMGEVTIPGDHAFHREMTAMAAIAQAGGFNDQAKRSSVVVLRRTGAADAAAFRLDARSILDGKDLAQDIKLRPFDIVYVPKTFIASLDVLVNQYFARLTPPFTLYLEGWNSFHADDTNIRFVAR, encoded by the coding sequence GTGCGCGTTCGAGCGTCAGTTCCCAAGGAAGGGATGGAGTTGCGACATCTCCTCGCGATGGTCCTCGCGGTCGCGGCCGCGGCACCTCTGCTTGCGGGCTGCGGCGGATCGAGGCCCCCGGCGCCTGTTCCGTATACTTCCCCCGCGCCCGAGACCTCCGCGATCGAGCCGGAGATCGATGCCTACAAGATCCTCGTCCACGACGAGCTGACCACTGTCGTGATCGGGCACCCGGAGCTCTCCGGCCCGGCCAGGGTCCTTCCGGACGGAACGATGACGGTTCCCGGGGTCGGCTCCCTCTACGTCCTCGGCCTGTCGGTCGGGGAGGCGACCGAGAAGGTCAACGAGGCGATCGCGACCCTCGTCCGTTTCCCCCAGGCGACCGTCAGCGTGACCAACTACGGGGAGAGGCGGATCTTCGTGATGGGAGAGGTCACGATCCCCGGCGATCACGCCTTCCATCGCGAGATGACGGCGATGGCGGCGATCGCCCAGGCGGGGGGATTCAACGATCAGGCCAAGCGGAGCAGCGTCGTGGTCCTGCGCCGGACGGGGGCAGCAGACGCGGCCGCCTTCCGCCTGGACGCGCGCTCGATCCTCGACGGGAAGGATCTCGCGCAGGACATCAAGCTCCGCCCCTTCGACATCGTCTACGTGCCGAAGACCTTCATCGCGAGCCTCGATGTGCTCGTCAACCAGTACTTCGCGCGACTGACTCCGCCCTTCACGCTGTATCTGGAAGGATGGAACTCCTTCCACGCGGACGACACGAACATCAGGTTCGTCGCGAGGTAG
- a CDS encoding ATPase: MYEAHFGFREPPFQITPDPRFLFLTRSHRDALAYLTRGIAERKGILVLTGEVGVGKTLMVRTLIDRLPPGVETAVVMNARLSFKHLLYLALLDFGIQPRARTKVELLLALQEFLLNLGRRDGTALLIVDEAQTLSTRSLEEFRLLSNLETSTQKMFQILLVGQPELKATLSLHSLRQLRQRIPGICDVSSLPPDSVAEYVEHRLNVAGGGRVSGLFSPEALEQVARFSKGIPRLVNQACDRSLMVGYASGADRIEREHVQEAVRGLEDGYLAPHAAAIESIGT, translated from the coding sequence ATGTACGAAGCGCACTTTGGATTCCGGGAGCCGCCCTTCCAGATCACGCCCGATCCACGTTTCCTGTTCCTGACGCGATCGCACCGAGACGCGCTGGCCTACCTCACGCGCGGGATCGCGGAGCGCAAGGGGATCCTGGTCCTGACCGGAGAGGTCGGCGTCGGCAAGACCCTGATGGTCCGCACCCTGATCGATCGTCTCCCGCCGGGGGTCGAGACCGCGGTCGTCATGAACGCGCGCCTGAGCTTCAAGCACCTGCTCTACCTGGCGCTGCTCGACTTCGGGATCCAGCCCAGGGCGCGGACCAAGGTCGAGCTGCTCCTGGCGCTGCAGGAGTTTCTCCTCAACCTCGGCCGCAGGGACGGCACGGCCCTCTTGATCGTGGACGAGGCGCAGACGCTGTCGACGAGGAGCCTCGAGGAGTTCCGGCTCCTCTCGAACCTGGAGACGAGCACGCAGAAGATGTTCCAGATCCTCCTCGTGGGGCAGCCGGAGCTGAAGGCGACCCTGAGCCTTCACTCCCTGCGCCAGTTGAGGCAGCGGATTCCCGGCATCTGCGACGTATCCTCGCTTCCGCCCGACAGCGTCGCCGAGTACGTCGAGCACCGTCTGAACGTCGCCGGCGGAGGGCGTGTCAGCGGCCTCTTCAGCCCGGAGGCGCTGGAGCAGGTGGCCCGCTTCTCCAAGGGGATTCCCCGCCTGGTCAATCAGGCGTGCGATCGCTCCCTCATGGTCGGCTACGCATCCGGGGCCGATCGGATCGAACGGGAGCATGTCCAGGAGGCGGTGCGCGGTCTGGAAGACGGCTATCTCGCCCCGCACGCCGCGGCGATCGAAAGCATCGGGACCTAG
- a CDS encoding CpsD/CapB family tyrosine-protein kinase: protein MSRRRCAVWKTAISPRTPRRSKASGPRGAMSNIFDALKRRERRREAAPAEGAIPLDPVDRAEVEPAAPLNFRISRELQRLRDRVDVELPRTRRRVLAVAAAVAGEGASTVCLQLARSMSTEGQGKVLLIDADLDRAALTLTGAIHAAEGRPGLLDVLAGSVELSKAVLSTDEPDLHFLPSGGDGLSTAGQGRERATIPIEAMNDFLDDMSRVYRVVLVDCPSILEHPDSPALAGLTDGVLLVVRANRTRREIVQRALLLMRGARCPVLGIVLNQRRYPIPEFIYRRL, encoded by the coding sequence ATGTCCAGGAGGCGGTGCGCGGTCTGGAAGACGGCTATCTCGCCCCGCACGCCGCGGCGATCGAAAGCATCGGGACCTAGGGGCGCGATGAGCAACATCTTCGACGCGCTGAAGCGGAGAGAGAGACGAAGGGAGGCCGCCCCCGCGGAGGGCGCGATCCCGCTCGATCCTGTCGACCGCGCAGAGGTCGAGCCCGCCGCCCCCCTCAATTTCAGGATCTCCCGCGAGCTGCAGCGGCTCAGGGATCGGGTCGATGTCGAACTCCCCAGGACGCGCCGCCGCGTTCTGGCCGTGGCGGCGGCCGTGGCGGGCGAGGGGGCATCGACCGTTTGCCTGCAGCTTGCCCGGAGCATGAGCACTGAGGGACAGGGGAAGGTCCTCCTGATCGATGCCGACCTCGATCGCGCGGCCCTCACCCTGACCGGCGCCATCCATGCGGCGGAGGGGCGCCCCGGGCTGCTCGATGTCCTCGCTGGATCGGTCGAGCTCTCCAAGGCCGTGCTCTCGACGGACGAGCCGGACCTCCACTTCCTTCCCTCAGGGGGCGATGGCCTCTCGACGGCGGGACAGGGCAGGGAGAGGGCGACGATCCCGATCGAGGCGATGAACGACTTCCTGGATGACATGAGCAGGGTCTACCGGGTCGTCCTGGTCGATTGCCCGTCGATCCTCGAGCATCCGGACTCGCCCGCCCTTGCGGGGCTGACCGACGGGGTTCTGCTCGTCGTCCGCGCGAACCGTACCCGGAGGGAGATCGTGCAGAGGGCGCTGCTCCTCATGCGCGGGGCCCGCTGCCCCGTCCTGGGCATCGTCCTGAACCAGAGGCGCTACCCGATTCCAGAGTTCATCTACCGGCGGCTCTAG
- a CDS encoding alkaline phosphatase family protein, whose amino-acid sequence MSGAERRDLSLVFLIDALGHEIVGKGGFLDGMVRGERPVVRTILGYSSGALPSLFTGLPPNRHGHWSMYRRASGKSVFSKYSRLLRLVGRLPRGQWRARRWLARRLRRDGVTGYFSLYEIPLRMLPEFDLCARRNYYLPGGFDGARSLFDHLAQAEIRHRVWDWTVPEERAFDEMREAAAAGKEDFLFLYTGSLDGTMHTHGPASAAARRWLEACEGKITAIVDAARVAGRRTRLRVFGDHGMAPVRRHVDLMSLLELAPVRERRGTMAFLDSTMARFWFESDAARRVLAERLSACEGGRFLSDEEMREHGIDFPDRSYGEMVWLCDPGAVILPSHMGSSPLLGMHGYDPDDPHSHTTLLADPPPDRFPTSILEIAPLLLSELGVRMEVS is encoded by the coding sequence ATGAGCGGCGCGGAGCGAAGGGACCTGTCCCTCGTCTTCCTGATCGACGCCCTGGGGCACGAGATCGTCGGCAAGGGAGGGTTCCTGGACGGGATGGTCCGCGGGGAGCGCCCCGTTGTCAGGACGATCCTCGGCTACTCCTCGGGCGCGCTGCCGAGTCTCTTCACGGGCCTGCCGCCGAATCGGCATGGACACTGGAGCATGTACAGGCGCGCGTCCGGCAAATCGGTCTTCAGCAAGTACTCTCGCTTGCTGAGGCTCGTGGGCCGGCTTCCGCGCGGGCAGTGGCGCGCCCGCAGGTGGCTCGCCCGCAGACTCCGTCGCGACGGCGTCACCGGCTACTTCTCTCTCTATGAGATTCCCCTGCGGATGCTCCCGGAGTTCGATCTCTGCGCGCGGAGGAACTACTACCTGCCGGGCGGGTTCGATGGGGCCCGAAGCCTCTTCGATCATCTGGCCCAGGCGGAAATCCGGCACAGAGTCTGGGACTGGACGGTCCCGGAAGAGCGGGCCTTCGATGAGATGCGGGAAGCCGCGGCGGCCGGGAAGGAGGACTTCCTCTTTCTCTACACGGGCAGCCTGGACGGGACGATGCACACGCACGGTCCTGCTTCCGCCGCCGCGAGGAGATGGCTCGAGGCCTGCGAGGGGAAGATCACGGCCATCGTGGACGCGGCGCGCGTCGCGGGACGCAGGACCCGGCTGCGCGTCTTCGGGGACCATGGGATGGCCCCCGTGCGAAGGCATGTCGATCTGATGTCCCTGCTGGAACTGGCGCCCGTTCGCGAGCGGCGCGGGACGATGGCTTTCCTCGACAGCACGATGGCGCGCTTCTGGTTCGAGTCGGACGCCGCGCGGAGGGTTCTTGCGGAGCGCCTCTCCGCATGCGAAGGAGGGCGCTTCCTCTCCGATGAGGAGATGAGAGAGCACGGGATCGATTTTCCGGATCGCTCTTACGGTGAAATGGTCTGGCTCTGCGATCCGGGCGCCGTGATCCTGCCGAGCCACATGGGATCCTCCCCGCTGCTCGGGATGCACGGATACGATCCCGATGATCCCCACTCCCACACGACGCTTCTCGCCGACCCGCCGCCGGACCGGTTCCCCACCTCGATCCTCGAGATCGCGCCTCTTCTCCTCTCGGAGCTGGGCGTGAGGATGGAGGTCTCGTGA
- a CDS encoding flippase-like domain-containing protein, giving the protein MKRRWVVILGIVLSALFLHLAARGAKLDRMIESLKHAQYIYMIPCALLTLLAFWIRALRWRFLLHAVGPIPQGTLYSATMIGFLANNILPARLGELVRAHVVGTRAGISRSAALASIVVERIFDLFTLLALFAVGVLVARFPGGLGTVALIGLMIGLITLILLMIWNRHPKFFLERLLRLTPARLRARVERLGVGFREGLGVFNKTSYIFAVGLLSIAMWASIVVVIWLCFISLSIEVPQPQGSLVALVVISLVTMVPSAPGFVGTLQGGGTAALLVFGVPKELGLTFSIIYHATQWFPTNIVGAFYLLREGLSLGQLSRLAVQQDGAGAAGRRGEGDGP; this is encoded by the coding sequence GTGAAACGCCGCTGGGTCGTGATCCTGGGGATCGTCCTGAGCGCCCTCTTCCTCCACCTGGCGGCGCGCGGGGCGAAGCTCGATCGAATGATCGAGAGCCTCAAGCATGCCCAGTACATCTACATGATCCCATGCGCTCTGCTGACGCTCCTGGCCTTCTGGATCCGCGCGTTGCGGTGGAGGTTCCTCCTCCACGCCGTCGGGCCGATCCCGCAGGGGACTCTCTACTCCGCGACGATGATCGGCTTTCTGGCGAACAACATCCTCCCTGCGCGGCTGGGCGAGCTCGTCCGCGCGCACGTCGTGGGGACGCGGGCGGGGATCAGCCGCAGCGCGGCGCTGGCCAGCATCGTCGTCGAGAGGATCTTCGACCTGTTCACCCTCCTCGCCCTCTTTGCGGTGGGAGTTCTGGTCGCGCGCTTCCCCGGGGGACTGGGGACGGTCGCGCTGATCGGCCTCATGATCGGCCTCATCACGCTGATCCTCCTGATGATCTGGAACCGGCATCCGAAGTTCTTCCTCGAGCGTCTGCTGCGCCTGACTCCGGCCCGCCTCCGGGCAAGGGTCGAGCGCCTCGGCGTGGGCTTCCGCGAGGGGCTCGGAGTCTTCAACAAGACCTCCTACATCTTCGCCGTGGGGCTTCTCTCGATCGCGATGTGGGCCTCGATCGTCGTCGTGATCTGGCTCTGTTTCATCTCCCTCTCGATCGAGGTCCCGCAGCCCCAGGGATCCCTCGTGGCGCTCGTCGTCATCTCGCTCGTCACGATGGTGCCGAGCGCTCCCGGTTTCGTCGGCACCCTGCAGGGAGGGGGGACGGCCGCGCTTCTCGTCTTCGGCGTGCCCAAGGAGCTGGGCCTCACATTCTCGATCATCTACCACGCGACGCAGTGGTTCCCCACGAACATCGTCGGGGCCTTCTATCTCCTGCGCGAGGGGCTGAGCCTCGGGCAGCTGAGCAGGCTTGCCGTGCAGCAGGACGGGGCGGGAGCCGCCGGACGGAGGGGCGAGGGCGATGGCCCATAG